One Dama dama isolate Ldn47 chromosome 18, ASM3311817v1, whole genome shotgun sequence DNA window includes the following coding sequences:
- the PMPCB gene encoding mitochondrial-processing peptidase subunit beta, whose product MAAAARAVLFSAARRQLCGFTERLLIRGAAGRSYFGGNRLRSTQAATQVVLNVPETRVTCLENGLRVASEDSGLSTCTVGLWIDAGSRYENEKNNGTAHFLEHMAFKGTKKRSQLDLELEIENMGAHLNAYTSREQTVYYAKAFSKDLPRAVEILADIIQNSTLGEAEIERERGVILREMQEVETNLQEVVFDYLHATAYQNTALGRTILGPTENIKSINRKDLVDYITTHYKGPRIVLAAAGGVSHDELLELAKFHFGESLSTHKGETPALPPCKFTGSEIRVRDDKMPLAHLAVAVEAVGWAHPDTICLMVANTLIGNWDRSFGGGMNLSSKLAQLTCHGNLCHSFQSFNTSYTDTGLWGIYMVCEPATVADMLHVVQKEWMRLCTSVTESEVARAKNLLKTNMLLQLDGSTPICEDIGRQMLCYNRRIPIPELEARIDAVNAEIIREVCTKYIYDKSPAVAAVGPIEQLPDFNQICSNMCWLHD is encoded by the exons ATGGCGGCGGCGGCCCGAGCGGTGCTGTTTTCTGCGGCGCGGCGGCAGCTCTGCGGTTTCACAGAGAGGCTCCTGATCCGGGGCGCTGCTGGGCGG TCATATTTTGGAGGAAACAGATTGAGAAGTACACAGGCTGCTACACAAGTTGTTCTGAATGTTCCTGAAACGCGAGTAACCTGTTTGGAGAATGGACTCAGGGTGGCCTCTGAAGACTCTGGGCTCTCAACATGCACA GTTGGGCTCTGGATTGATGCTGGAAGTCGATATGAAAATGAGAAGAATAATGGAACAGCTCACTTTCTGGAGCATATGGCTTTCAAG GGCACCAAAAAGAGATCCCAGTTAGATCTGGAACTTGAAATTGAAAATATGGGTGCTCATCTCAATGCCTATACCTCCAGAGAGCAGACTGTGTATTATGCCAAAGCATTCTCTAAAGATTTGCCAAGAG CTGTAGAAATTCTTGCTGATATAATACAAAACAGCACATTGGGAGAAGCAGAGATTGAACGTGAACGTGGAGTAATCCTTAGAGAGATGCAGGAAGTTGAAACCAATTTACAAGAAGTTGTTTTTGATTATCTTCATGCCACAGCTTATCAAAATACTGCACTTGGACGGACAATTTTGGGACCAACTGAAAATATCAA ATCTATAAATCGTAAAGACTTAGTGGATTATATAACCACACATTATAAGGGGCCAAGAATAGTACTTGCTGCTGCTGGAG GAGTTTCCCATGATGAGCTGCTTGAGTtagcaaaatttcattttggTGAATCTTTGTCCACACACAAAGGAGAAACACCAGCTCTGCCTCCGTGCAAATTCACAGGAAGTGAG ATTCGAGTGAGGGATGACAAGATGCCTTTGGCACACCTTGCAGTAGCTGTTGAAGCTGTTGGTTGGGCACATCCAGATACAATCTGTCTCATGGTTGCAAACACACTGATTGGCAACTGGGATCGCTCTTTCGGAGGAGGAATG AATTTATCTAGCAAGTTGGCCCAGCTTACCTGTCACGGCAACCTCTGCCATAGCTTCCAGTCTTTCAATACTTCCTACACAGATACAGGATTGTGGGGAATCTATATGGTTTGTGAACCAGCCACTGTTGCAGATATGCTACATGTTGTTCAAAAAGAATg GATGCGACTATGTACAAGTGtcactgaaagtgaagttgcaCGAGCCAAAAATCTTCTGAAAACAAACATGTTGCTGCAACTTGATG gtTCCACTCCCATCTGTGAAGATATAGGTAGGCAAATGCTATGTTATAATAGAAGAATTCCCATCCCTGAGCTTGAAGCAAGAATTGAT gctgtaaaTGCTGAGATAATTCGAGAAGTGTGTACCAAATATATTTATGATAAGAGTCCAGCTGTTGCTGCTGTTG GTCCTATTGAGCAACTACCAGATTTTAACCAGATTTGCAGTAACATGTGCTGGCTTCATGATTAA